The following proteins are encoded in a genomic region of Candidatus Diapherotrites archaeon:
- a CDS encoding amino acid permease: MVNKLCRDARLSRQLGLLSLTLMGVGVILGAGIYVLIGKAAALAGDGLWVSFVIAAIVAGLTGLSYSELSSMFPKSGAEFEYVRHAFSRRFGFLAGWMTAIAGIVSIAAVALGFGGYFESVFGFPAFQAAFLIIIFGCLVLLFGVKFSMRIGITLTLLEVLGLLAIIAISLPFFGNVKIIPSEPVAGGILSGAALVFFAFLGFEEITRMSEEAKNPRKNVPRALLLAIVISTVIYILVAFSALGVLGAHGLAESKAPLADVAAKAYGANAFGVIGLLALLSTGSTVLLLMLSLSRLVFGMAKGSALPEQLCMVSKKAQVPWLSVFLVTGLAWMSIFSGDIKFIAETTDFLLFAVFIIVNFSVIWLRFSRPDLERGFRIPISIFNVPVLPLFGIIASLALMASLRLEVMLAGFAAIAAGAAYYHFFAQHRNFHFRLH, encoded by the coding sequence ATGGTCAACAAGTTGTGCAGGGACGCAAGGCTTTCACGCCAACTCGGCCTTTTGTCCCTGACTTTGATGGGCGTCGGCGTCATTCTGGGCGCGGGCATTTACGTGCTCATCGGCAAGGCCGCGGCTTTGGCGGGCGACGGCCTTTGGGTTTCCTTTGTCATAGCCGCGATTGTGGCAGGCTTAACCGGCTTGAGCTATTCCGAGCTTTCCTCGATGTTCCCGAAATCCGGGGCCGAATTCGAGTATGTAAGGCATGCGTTTTCGCGCAGGTTCGGCTTTCTTGCCGGCTGGATGACGGCTATTGCGGGCATTGTGTCAATTGCGGCAGTTGCCCTGGGCTTCGGCGGCTACTTTGAAAGCGTTTTCGGCTTTCCGGCTTTTCAGGCAGCGTTTTTGATAATCATTTTCGGCTGCCTTGTCCTGTTGTTTGGCGTGAAGTTTTCCATGCGCATCGGCATAACCCTGACCTTGCTTGAGGTCCTGGGCCTGCTTGCGATAATCGCCATCTCACTGCCTTTTTTCGGGAACGTTAAAATCATTCCATCCGAGCCTGTGGCGGGCGGCATTTTGTCCGGTGCGGCCCTGGTCTTTTTCGCTTTCCTGGGATTTGAGGAAATAACGCGCATGAGCGAGGAGGCGAAAAACCCGCGCAAAAACGTTCCAAGGGCCCTGCTGCTTGCAATCGTGATAAGCACTGTCATCTACATTCTGGTCGCATTTTCGGCCTTGGGCGTCCTGGGCGCGCATGGCCTTGCCGAGTCAAAGGCTCCGCTGGCGGACGTGGCCGCAAAGGCTTATGGTGCCAATGCTTTCGGAGTAATCGGCTTGCTCGCGCTTTTGTCGACCGGCAGCACTGTACTGCTTTTGATGCTGTCGCTTTCGCGCCTTGTTTTCGGCATGGCGAAGGGCAGCGCTTTGCCGGAACAATTGTGCATGGTCAGCAAGAAGGCGCAGGTGCCGTGGCTTTCCGTTTTCCTTGTCACGGGCCTGGCCTGGATGTCAATTTTTTCAGGTGACATAAAATTCATCGCCGAAACAACGGATTTCCTGCTGTTCGCGGTCTTCATAATAGTCAACTTTTCCGTCATCTGGCTCAGGTTTTCAAGGCCGGACCTTGAAAGGGGCTTCAGGATACCGATTTCAATTTTCAATGTCCCGGTTCTGCCGCTGTTTGGAATAATCGCCTCGCTTGCATTGATGGCGAGCCTCAGGCTTGAAGTAATGCTTGCCGGCTTCGCGGCAATCGCCGCGGGCGCGGCATACTACCATTTTTTCGCACAGCACAGGAACTTCCATTTCAGGCTGCACTAA
- a CDS encoding LamG domain-containing protein: MRSESGQGSLEYLLLIGAAVLLAAIAIILLSGAAQMGKEKTESSEQELADASAPLRALATGEFGTPTFQGLIYHCEFDDSLECADFDKNPVFPGQSAGTTYVPGITGKGLVVDDAHATILAYNTAGNFQLEGGTVLMFFKPAWNPLDGKAHTFFDLSKGGKYFYLSKSSSNNDVTAVEKIVFGLETSDDSDYRLFADPAKIKPNQWNFIAATWKYGSGGKMVVYLNNEKIAEGDTSSQGRKLSDPGQTHPEGQVNNEMFVGYTTNLYNSGPFNAQTLGIKGRVEGEIDELQIYRRPLIETEIRQIYNHFNK, translated from the coding sequence ATGCGCTCCGAATCCGGGCAGGGCTCGCTTGAATATTTACTGCTTATCGGCGCGGCCGTCCTTCTCGCTGCAATCGCAATAATACTGCTGTCCGGCGCGGCACAGATGGGAAAGGAAAAAACCGAAAGCTCGGAGCAGGAGCTGGCAGACGCGAGCGCGCCGCTCAGGGCCCTGGCCACAGGCGAATTCGGCACGCCGACATTCCAGGGGCTCATATACCACTGCGAGTTCGATGATTCGCTGGAATGCGCGGATTTCGACAAAAACCCTGTTTTTCCAGGCCAGTCAGCCGGAACAACCTACGTGCCCGGCATAACGGGAAAGGGCCTTGTTGTTGATGACGCGCACGCCACAATCCTGGCGTACAATACTGCCGGAAACTTCCAATTGGAAGGCGGAACCGTACTAATGTTTTTCAAGCCGGCGTGGAACCCCCTTGACGGGAAAGCGCACACTTTTTTCGATTTGAGCAAAGGCGGAAAATACTTTTACCTGTCAAAAAGCAGTTCGAACAATGACGTGACAGCGGTGGAGAAAATTGTTTTCGGCCTTGAAACCTCCGACGATTCGGATTACAGGCTTTTCGCCGACCCCGCGAAAATAAAGCCGAACCAGTGGAATTTCATTGCCGCCACATGGAAATACGGTTCGGGCGGAAAAATGGTTGTCTACCTCAACAACGAAAAGATTGCCGAAGGCGACACTTCAAGCCAGGGACGAAAACTATCCGATCCGGGGCAAACGCACCCTGAAGGCCAGGTCAACAACGAAATGTTCGTAGGATACACCACAAACCTCTACAACAGCGGCCCGTTCAATGCCCAGACATTAGGCATAAAAGGAAGAGTCGAAGGCGAAATAGACGAACTCCAGATTTACAGGCGCCCGCTCATTGAAACCGAAATAAGGCAGATTTACAACCACTTCAACAAATAG
- a CDS encoding winged helix-turn-helix transcriptional regulator, with protein sequence MPEPVDEGQKALELQSRDRLYKAIEENPGLHFRELQRRSGMAVGSLQYHLQVLERHHLVRIEKTGKFSRFYSVRGPQLGDKQVLMSFLRKPTVRRIVLFLIEKKRAANDQISKKCELSPSTVSWHMNELLSKGIVGKRKRGRKIAYFISDPVGTAELLKGYRESFVDELVDNFVQVWDNV encoded by the coding sequence ATGCCGGAACCAGTTGACGAAGGCCAAAAGGCGCTGGAACTGCAAAGCAGGGACAGGCTCTACAAGGCGATAGAGGAAAACCCGGGCCTGCATTTCCGCGAGCTCCAGAGGCGGAGCGGAATGGCAGTCGGCTCACTGCAATACCATTTACAGGTGCTTGAGCGCCACCATCTTGTGCGGATTGAAAAAACCGGCAAGTTCTCAAGGTTTTATTCCGTGAGGGGGCCGCAGCTTGGCGACAAGCAGGTTTTGATGTCGTTCCTCAGGAAGCCGACAGTGCGGAGGATAGTCCTTTTCCTGATTGAAAAGAAGCGCGCGGCAAACGACCAGATTTCCAAAAAATGCGAATTGTCCCCTTCAACAGTTTCATGGCACATGAACGAACTGCTGTCGAAAGGCATTGTCGGCAAGCGCAAGCGCGGCCGCAAAATAGCCTATTTCATTTCAGATCCCGTAGGCACGGCCGAACTCCTCAAAGGCTACAGGGAAAGCTTTGTCGACGAGCTCGTGGACAACTTTGTCCAGGTCTGGGATAATGTTTGA
- the gatB gene encoding Asp-tRNA(Asn)/Glu-tRNA(Gln) amidotransferase subunit GatB, translating to MQGQKQGAWVKGWLEGKGLQFRFLEHAPARKPVDSARVRGVQLRQIAKTLLYIVDGKPLLVVLSGDRSVDEKRLVQIANAKLVRLASSEEVEKHTGCVVGLVPPVIDGVKKIFDKPLFSNNEISFNAGIETAGIIIAPQKLLNAVDNYSVEQVSGPAPVMGLEVHVQLDTQSKLFCGCSTAEAEPNSHCCETCLGMPGSKPVLNRKAVDFALKLCLALGCRVNNEFFFSRKTYFYPDLAKDYQITQFEIPVGENGSVKLPSGKTIRIRRIHLEEDPAALVHEGGIHGSAYSLIDYNRSGIPLCEIVTEPDFGKPEETREFLDELLKMLEYLEVFEQGKNTLKVDSNASIEGSERVEVKNISGFRFVEKALEFEIARQRKVLSAGKKVERETRSFDEKGLVTKRLRLKETEDDYGYIFDSDLVKTVVLEAELHEIKKGLPELHSNKAGRFGREFGLDDYTAKVLSSDATLGRLFEETAKGVEPKLAASFLTRELLAIANRSGLDLKRLNLEPAKIAGLLRLLEQGKVSEKNAKEAMIAYVNEKAEPLDFLKKNDLLKDAGSGDVDAAIARVVAANPAAAADYKNGGEKALNFLVGLAMRELRGKADAKQLGEKFAKLLK from the coding sequence ATGCAAGGGCAGAAGCAGGGCGCATGGGTGAAAGGCTGGCTTGAAGGCAAAGGCCTGCAGTTCAGGTTTTTGGAGCACGCGCCCGCCAGGAAACCGGTTGACAGTGCGCGTGTCAGGGGCGTGCAGCTCAGGCAGATTGCCAAGACCCTGCTGTACATCGTGGACGGAAAGCCGTTGCTGGTTGTCCTGTCCGGTGACCGGAGCGTTGACGAGAAAAGGCTGGTGCAAATCGCGAATGCAAAGCTTGTCCGGCTTGCAAGTTCCGAGGAAGTCGAAAAGCACACCGGCTGCGTTGTAGGCCTCGTCCCGCCCGTGATTGATGGCGTGAAAAAAATTTTCGACAAACCATTGTTTTCAAACAATGAGATAAGCTTCAATGCCGGAATTGAAACCGCGGGCATAATAATTGCGCCGCAAAAACTGCTCAATGCAGTTGACAATTATTCGGTTGAACAGGTTTCCGGGCCCGCGCCAGTCATGGGCCTAGAAGTGCACGTGCAGCTGGACACGCAGTCAAAGCTTTTCTGCGGCTGTTCCACTGCCGAAGCTGAGCCGAATTCGCATTGCTGTGAAACCTGTCTTGGCATGCCGGGCAGCAAGCCGGTCCTGAACAGGAAAGCCGTCGACTTTGCATTGAAGCTTTGCCTTGCACTGGGCTGCAGGGTCAACAATGAATTTTTTTTCAGCCGCAAGACATACTTTTATCCCGACCTGGCGAAGGACTACCAGATAACGCAGTTCGAGATTCCGGTCGGGGAGAACGGCAGTGTAAAGCTGCCATCCGGCAAAACCATCCGCATAAGGCGCATCCACCTGGAAGAGGATCCCGCGGCATTGGTGCACGAGGGCGGCATTCACGGCTCGGCCTATTCCCTTATCGACTACAACCGTTCCGGCATTCCGCTGTGCGAGATTGTCACGGAACCGGATTTCGGAAAGCCGGAGGAAACGCGCGAATTCCTGGACGAACTGCTCAAAATGCTCGAATACCTGGAAGTTTTCGAGCAGGGAAAGAACACTTTGAAAGTCGATTCGAACGCCTCAATCGAGGGTTCCGAGCGCGTCGAAGTCAAGAACATTTCCGGCTTCCGGTTTGTCGAAAAGGCCCTAGAATTCGAGATTGCGAGGCAGAGAAAGGTTCTGTCAGCGGGGAAAAAAGTTGAAAGGGAAACAAGGTCGTTTGACGAGAAAGGCCTTGTGACGAAAAGGCTGAGGCTGAAGGAAACCGAGGACGACTACGGCTATATTTTTGATTCCGACCTGGTCAAAACCGTTGTTTTGGAAGCGGAACTGCATGAAATCAAGAAAGGCCTGCCGGAACTGCATTCCAATAAGGCGGGGCGCTTCGGCAGGGAATTCGGATTGGACGATTATACGGCAAAAGTGCTTTCATCCGACGCAACGCTTGGAAGGCTGTTCGAGGAAACAGCGAAAGGCGTTGAGCCAAAGCTTGCAGCCTCTTTCCTGACTCGCGAGCTTCTTGCAATCGCAAACCGCTCGGGCCTAGACCTGAAGCGGCTGAACCTTGAACCAGCCAAGATTGCGGGGCTACTGCGCCTGCTCGAACAGGGAAAAGTTTCAGAAAAGAACGCCAAGGAAGCGATGATTGCGTACGTCAATGAAAAAGCCGAGCCGCTGGATTTCCTCAAAAAGAACGATTTGCTGAAGGACGCCGGCTCGGGGGATGTTGATGCGGCAATAGCAAGGGTTGTCGCGGCAAACCCTGCCGCCGCGGCAGACTACAAAAATGGCGGGGAAAAGGCCTTGAACTTCCTGGTCGGATTGGCGATGCGCGAACTGCGCGGAAAGGCCGACGCAAAGCAGCTCGGGGAAAAATTCGCCAAACTGCTCAAATAG